One window of Oryza brachyantha chromosome 12, ObraRS2, whole genome shotgun sequence genomic DNA carries:
- the LOC102700758 gene encoding uncharacterized protein LOC102700758, with translation MLPSSQMAIQLTLLLISCSLYRMYSSSSSSSSASSSFFSTSSSSSLALLVLVISTCLSLLFSNLRQLIRARSHKAKSHPSMEDAVHQEENTVPQDELAGDAPEDLTGSLSESPVSEECTEDGSLSDEEDGDDDESLIEISLVDGHSVGQRKQCAWKEQDLLAEFLPDLLLEKRDFMDILSEISEEDNLIEIDIARGSIKCSNFGIKA, from the coding sequence ATGCTTCCCAGCTCCCAAATGGCCATACAACTCACACTCCTACTCATTTCATGTAGCCTTTACAGAAtgtattcttcttcttcctcctcctcctctgcatcctcttcttttttctccacatcctcctcctcctctcttgcATTGCTGGTGTTGGTTATCTCCACTTGCCTCTCCTTGCTCTTCTCCAACCTCAGACAGCTGATCAGAGCCAGGAGTCACAAAGCTAAGTCTCACCCTTCCATGGAAGATGCTGTTCATCAAGAGGAGAACACTGTGCCACAAGATGAGTTGGCCGGGGATGCGCCGGAGGATTTGACCGGAAGCCTGTCAGAGTCTCCAGTGAGTGAAGAGTGCACCGAGGACGGCTCGCTATCCGATGAAgaagacggcgacgacgacgagagcctCATTGAGATCTCCCTTGTTGATGGGCACTCTGTGGGGCAAAGGAAGCAATGTGCATGGAAGGAGCAGGACCTCCTTGCTGAGTTCTTGCCTGATTTGCTGCTTGAAAAGAGGGACTTCATGGACATCTTGTCAGAGATCAGTGAGGAAGACAACCTGATTGAGATTGACATTGCAAGAGGATCCATCAAGTGTTCAAACTTTGGCATCAAGGCATGA